Proteins encoded in a region of the Populus alba chromosome 13, ASM523922v2, whole genome shotgun sequence genome:
- the LOC118040631 gene encoding LOB domain-containing protein 15, which translates to MSRERQRFDELGKKIKRESDASYQMGRRHMLGPPGTLNTTTPCAACKLLRRRCAQECPFSPYFSPHEPQKFASVHKVFGASNVSKLLMEVPQSQRADAANSLVYEANVRLRDPVYGCMGAISALQQQVQSLEAQLNAVRNEILKYRYRGANIIHSSHVALLSSGAVSIAAPSPAPSTPPPPTASPPPSSSSSSMYTQPTISAAADYSTTSTENVSFFG; encoded by the exons ATGTCCAGAGAAAG GCAGAGATTTGATGAGTTAGGCAAGAAGATCAAAAGAGAATCAGATGCCTcttatcaaatgggaagaagaCACATGCTGGGTCCTCCTGGAACCCTAAATACAACTACTCCTTGCGCTGCCTGTAAGCTCTTAAGAAGGAGGTGTGCACAAGAATGCCCATTTTCTCCATATTTCTCTCCACATGAACCCCAGAAGTTTGCTTCTGTTCACAAAGTTTTTGGTGCgagtaatgtctcaaagttGCTGATG GAGGTGCCACAGAGCCAAAGAGCTGATGCAGCTAATAGTCTTGTTTATGAGGCTAATGTGAGGCTAAGAGATCCAGTTTATGGGTGCATGGGTGCAATCTCAGCCTTACAACAGCAAGTTCAATCGTTGGAAGCCCAACTTAATGCAGTAAGGAATGAAATACTGAAATACAGATATAGGGGAGCAAACATAATTCATTCTTCTCATGTAGCTTTGCTTTCCTCTGGGGCTGTTTCAATTGCTGCACCGTCACCAGCCCCCTCTACGCCACCGCCCCCAACAGCATCGCCCCCTCCTTCTTCCTCATCTTCCTCCATGTACACTCAACCCACCATTAGCGCTGCTGCAGATTATAGCACAACTTCGACTGaaaatgtctccttttttggttaa